A genomic region of Phragmites australis chromosome 2, lpPhrAust1.1, whole genome shotgun sequence contains the following coding sequences:
- the LOC133909022 gene encoding transcription factor WRKY45-2-like encodes MALSTPAAVVLELMTMGQKSAAHLGDLLRAASPASPQGGEQHQELAAEILRCCGRVIDALRATGARGQKRKAVEYDDVAAGCSPPAMPPKRRARGAVALREVKSGTTVDGFIWRKYGQKEINGRKHPRLYYRCAYRHQGCTATRRVQRSQEEPAAYEIHYYGEHTCRGAAACQGAAPPPAVVDFGSNAWGWGGAPAASEPRWSWDGEMSHSQSQGWSSSASSEVEFEVHTLETARVEEPSATPCYASPVLEFLDGCFDWESVINDPLNFDFGDLHHVATFQ; translated from the exons ATGGCGCTATCCACCCCGGCTGCCGTGGTGCTGGAGCTGATGACGATGGGGCAGAAGTCGGCCGCGCACCTCGGGGACCTGCTCCGGGCCGCGTCCCCGGCGTCGCCGCAGGGAGGCGAGCAGCACCAGGAGCTCGCCGCGGAGATCCTCCGCTGCTGCGGCCGCGTGATCGACGCGCTGAGGGCCACGGGCGCCAGGGGCCAGAAGAGGAAGGCGGTGGAGTATGATGACGTCGCAGCAGGTTGTTCTCCTCCTGCGATGCCGCCGAAAAGAAG GGCGCGCGGCGCAGTGGCGCTCCGAGAGGTGAAGAGCGGCACGACGGTGGACGGGTTCATCTGGAGGAAGTACGGGCAGAAGGAAATCAACGGCCGCAAGCACCCGAG GCTCTACTACCGCTGCGCGTACAGACACCAGGGGTGCACCGCGACCCGGCGGGTGCAGCGGTCGCAGGAGGAGCCCGCGGCGTACGAGATCCACTACTACGGGGAGCACACGTGCAGAGGCGCAGCCGCGTGCCAGGGAGCCGCGCCACCGcccgccgtcgtcgacttcggCTCCAACGCCTGGGGTTGGGGAGGCGCGCCTGctgcctccgagccgcggtggtcCTGGGACGGCGAGATGTCGCACTCGCAGTCACAGGGAtggtcgtcgtcggcgtcgtCGGAGGTGGAGTTTGAGGTGCACACGCTCGAAACGGCCAGAGTTGAGGAGCCAAGCGCGACGCCTTGCTACGCTTCTCCGGTGCTGGAGTTCTTGGACGGCTGCTTCGACTGGGAATCTGTCATCAACGACCCCCTTAATTTCGATTTCGGTGATCTCCATCACGTTGCTACGTTTCAGTAG